Proteins encoded together in one Camelina sativa cultivar DH55 chromosome 9, Cs, whole genome shotgun sequence window:
- the LOC104710130 gene encoding sodium/hydrogen exchanger 7-like isoform X6, which yields MEVHQIKRCLGQMVLLAGPGVLISTFCLGSLVKLTFPYDWDWKTSLLLGGLLSATDPVAVVALLKELGASKKLSTVIEGESLMNDGTAIVVFQLFLKMVLGHSSDWSSIIKFLVKVALGAVGIGLAFGIASVLWLRFIFNDTIIEITLTIAVSYFAYYTAQEWADASGVLTVMTLGMFYAAFARTAFKGDSQKSLHHFWEMVAYIANTLIFILSGVVIAEGILDSDKIAYQGNSWGFLFLLYFYIQLSRCVVVGVLFPLLCRVGYGLDWKEAIILVWSGLRGAVALALSLSVKQSSGNSFLSTETGTLFIFFTGGIVFLTLIVNGSTTQFVLRLLRMDGLPATKKRILEYTKYEMLNKALQAFQDLGDDEELGPADWSTVQNYISSLKDSEGELVHPHNGSKTENLDPKSLKDIRIRFLNGVQSAYWEMLDEGRISENTANILMQSVDEALDRVSTESLCDWKGLKPHVKFPSYYNFLHSKIIPRKLVTYFAVERLESACYISAAFLRAHTIAQQQLFDFLGESNIGSIVINESKREGEAAKEFLENVRSSLPQVLRVVKTKQVTHSVLNHLLDYIQNLEKIGLLEEKEIAHLHDAVQTGLKKLLRNPPMIKLPKLSDMITSHPLSVALPSAICEPLKHSKKEPMKLRGVTLYKEGSKPNGVWLIFDGIVKWKSKSLSNNHSLHPTFSHGSTLGLYEVLTGKPYMCDMITDSMVLCVFIDSEKILSILQSDSTVDDFLWQESALVLLKLLRPQIFEKVAMQELRALVSAESPKLTTYVSGESIEINYNNVGLLLEGFVKPVGIQEELIASPAALLPFNGNQSFHNSSEASGIMRVSFSQQGTQYSVETRARAIVVNIGAFGADRTLHRRPSSLTPPRSSSSDQLQRSFRKEHKGLMSWPESIYKAKKQQEINRATLSISERAMQLSIFGSMVNLYRRSASFGGIYNNKSQDNLSYKKLPLNSAQGLVSARSEGSIVTKKQLDTRKYPCQLPLQAESSTRRTRMEESSDDEEDEGIVVRIDSPSKIVFRNDL from the exons ATGGAAGTTCACCAGATCAAG AGGTGTCTGGGACAGATGGTGCTACTTGCTGGCCCTGGAGTTCTCATTTCAACGTTTTGTCTTGGATCGCTTGTTAAG CTTACGTTTCCGTATGACTGGGACTGGAAAACGTCGTTGTTGCTTGGGGGACTTTTGAGTGCTACTGATcctgttgctgttgttgcttTGCTTAAAGAGCTTGGTGCTAGTAAAAAGCTAAGCACTGTTATTGAAGGGGAATCCCTGATGAATGATGG GACTGCAATTGTGGTTTTCCAGTTATTCTTGAAGATGGTTTTGGGGCATAGTTCTGACTGGAGTTCTATAATCAAATTTCTGGTTAAAGTGGCACTTGGAGC TGTAGGCATTGGTCTGGCTTTTGGCATTGCCTCAGTTCTTTGGCTCAGGTTCATATTTAATGACACCATAATAGAGATTACTCTAACGATTGCAGTGAGCTACTTCGCATATTACACT GCTCAAGAGTGGGCTGATGCTTCTGGTGTTTTGACAGTGATGACTTTGGGCAT GTTCTATGCTGCATTTGCGAGGACAGCATTTAAAGGTGACAGTCAAAAAAGTTTGCATCACTTCTG GGAAATGGTCGCGTATATTGCAAATACTTTGATTTTTATCCTAAG TGGTGTTGTCATTGCTGAAGGCATTCTCGACAGCGATAAGATTGCCTACCAAG GAAATTCATGGGGATTCCTCTTTCTACTGTACTTTTACATCCAACTATCGCGTTGCGTTGTTGTTGGAGTTTTATTTCCGTTGTTATGTCGTGTTGGCTATGGCTTGGACTGGAAAGAAGCCATTATACTCGTATGGTCTGGTTTGAGGGGTGCAGTGGCGCTCGCGCTTTCTTTATCTGTGAAA CAATCAAGCGGAAATTCATTTCTCAGCACAGAGACGGGAACATTG TTCATATTCTTCACAGGTGGAATTGTATTCCTAACTCTGATAGTTAATGGATCCACTACCCAATTTGTTCTACGCCTTCTTCGTATGGATGGTTTACCAGCCACAAAG AAACGAATATTGGAATATACAAAGTACGAAATGCTGAACAAGGCCTTGCAAGCATTTCAAGACCTAGGAGACGATGAGGAGCTAGGACCCGCTGACTGGTCTACCgttcaaaattatatttcgAGCCTAAAAGATTCAGAAGGGGAACTAGTTCATCCTCACAATGGTTCTAAAACTGAAAATCTTGACCCTAAGAGTTTAAAGGACATACGTATACGGTTCTTAAATG GTGTCCAATCAGCTTACTGGGAGATGCTTGATGAGGGCAGGATATCTGAAAATACTGCTAATATTCTGATGCAGTCAGTGGATGAGGCATTGGATCGGGTTTCTACAGAGTCTTTATGTGACTGGAAAGGTCTAAAACCGCATGTTAAGTTCCCGAGTTACTACAATTTTCTTCATTCTAAAATTATCCCACGCAAGTTGGTCACATACTTTGCTGTCGAAAGACTGGAATCTGCTTGCTACATTTCCGCTGCATTTCTTCGCGCTCATACAATTGCACAGCAGCAATTGTTTGACTTTTTAG GGGAGAGTAATATTGGTTCCATTGTAATCAATGAAAGTAAAAGGGAAGGAGAGGCTGCGAAAGAGTTCTTGGAAAATGTCCGATCTTCACTTCCGCAG gttCTCCGTgttgtgaaaacaaaacaagtaacACATTCAGTGCTGAATCATTTACTCGATTACATTCAAAACCTTGAGAAGATTGGCttgttggaagaaaaagaaatcgcTCATCTTCATGATGCTGTCCAG aCTGGCTTGAAGAAGCTTTTGAGAAACCCTCCGATgataaaacttccaaaattaAGCGACATGATCACCTCACATCCGTTATCTGTTGCTCTTCCATCTGCAATATGTGAACCTCTAAAACACTCGAAAAAAGAACCAATGAAGCTGCGTGGTGTCACGCTTTATAAAGAAGGCTCAAAGCCAAATGGAGTCTGGCTTATTTTCGATGGCATTGTTAAG TGGAAAAGCAAAAGCTTAAGCAACAATCACTCGCTGCATCCAACTTTTTCTCATGGTAGTACATTGGGACTCTACGAAGTCCTCACCGGGAAGCCATATATGTGCGACATGATTACAGATTCCATggttctttgtgtttttatcgATAGCGAAAAAATTCTCTCAATTCTACAATCAGACTCTACCGTCGATGATTTCCTTTGGCAG GAAAGTGCATTGGTTCTTCTCAAACTCTTGCGTCCTCAGATATTCGAAAAAGTGGCAATGCAAGAATTACGAGCACTTGTTTCTGCTGAAAGCCCGAAACTGACGACATATGTATCTGGAGAATCAATTGAAATCAATTATAACAACGTTGGTTTGTTATTAGAAGGATTCGTAAAACCAGTTGGTATCCAAGAAGAGCTTATAGCATCTCCCGCTGCATTACTACCTTTTAACGGGAATCAGAGCTTCCATAATTCATCTGAAGCTTCAG GTATCATGAGAGTGAGTTTCTCGCAACAAGGAACACAATACAGTGTGGAAACAAGGGCAAGAGCAATCGTCGTCAACATTGGAGCATTTGGAGCTGATAGGACTCTACATCGAAGACCATCTTCGTTAACACCACCACGTAGCTCAAGCTCTGATCAGCTTCAGAGATCATTTCGTAAAGAACACAAAGGACTCATGAGCTGGCCTGAAAGTATTTACAAAGCCAAAAAACAACAAGAGATCAACAGAGCAACATTAAGTATATCTGAACGAGCAATGCAACTCAGCATTTTTGGCAGCATG GTTAATCTGTACAGAAGGAGTGCAAGTTTCGGTGGGATATATAATAACAAGTCACAAGATAACTTATCGTACAAGAAACTTCCATTAAACTCAGCTCAAGGTCTCGTATCAGCCAGATCAGAAGGTTCAATTGTGACCAAGAAGCAGCTTGATACACGTAAGTATCCGTGTCAGCTTCCACTGCAAGCGGAAAGCAGCACAAGGCGAACAAGGATGGAAGAATCAagcgatgatgaagaagatgaagggatCGTCGTGAGAATCGACTCTCCGAGTAAAATCGTTTTCAGGAACGATCTATGA
- the LOC104710130 gene encoding sodium/hydrogen exchanger 7-like isoform X3 translates to MASIPYRLMEEEAESSLSSSKEESSPVDAVLFVGMSLVLGIASRHLLRGTRVPYTVALLVIGIALGSLEYGTHHNLGKVGHGIRIWNEIDPELLLAVFLPALLFESSFSMEVHQIKRCLGQMVLLAGPGVLISTFCLGSLVKLTFPYDWDWKTSLLLGGLLSATDPVAVVALLKELGASKKLSTVIEGESLMNDGTAIVVFQLFLKMVLGHSSDWSSIIKFLVKVALGAVGIGLAFGIASVLWLRFIFNDTIIEITLTIAVSYFAYYTAQEWADASGVLTVMTLGMFYAAFARTAFKGDSQKSLHHFWEMVAYIANTLIFILSGVVIAEGILDSDKIAYQGNSWGFLFLLYFYIQLSRCVVVGVLFPLLCRVGYGLDWKEAIILVWSGLRGAVALALSLSVKQSSGNSFLSTETGTLFIFFTGGIVFLTLIVNGSTTQFVLRLLRMDGLPATKKRILEYTKYEMLNKALQAFQDLGDDEELGPADWSTVQNYISSLKDSEGELVHPHNGSKTENLDPKSLKDIRIRFLNGVQSAYWEMLDEGRISENTANILMQSVDEALDRVSTESLCDWKGLKPHVKFPSYYNFLHSKIIPRKLVTYFAVERLESACYISAAFLRAHTIAQQQLFDFLGESNIGSIVINESKREGEAAKEFLENVRSSLPQVLRVVKTKQVTHSVLNHLLDYIQNLEKIGLLEEKEIAHLHDAVQTGLKKLLRNPPMIKLPKLSDMITSHPLSVALPSAICEPLKHSKKEPMKLRGVTLYKEGSKPNGVWLIFDGIVKWKSKSLSNNHSLHPTFSHGSTLGLYEVLTGKPYMCDMITDSMVLCVFIDSEKILSILQSDSTVDDFLWQESALVLLKLLRPQIFEKVAMQELRALVSAESPKLTTYVSGESIEINYNNVGLLLEGFVKPVGIQEELIASPAALLPFNGNQSFHNSSEATGIMRVSFSQQGTQYSVETRARAIVVNIGAFGADRTLHRRPSSLTPPRSSSSDQLQRSFRKEHKGLMSWPESIYKAKKQQEINRATLSISERAMQLSIFGSMVNLYRRSASFGGIYNNKSQDNLSYKKLPLNSAQGLVSARSEGSIVTKKQLDTRKYPCQLPLQAESSTRRTRMEESSDDEEDEGIVVRIDSPSKIVFRNDL, encoded by the exons atgGCTTCGATTCCGTACAGACTTATGGAGGAGGAGGCCGAAtcgtctctttcttcttcgaaaGAAGAATCTAGCCCTGTGGACGCCGTACTCTTCGTCGGAATGTCTCTGGTGCTCGGTATAGCTTCAAGGCATTTGCTTCGAGGAACTAGGGTTCCTTACACCGTCGCTCTCCTCGTTATCGGAATCGCTCTTGGATCCCTCG AATATGGAACTCATCATAACCTTGGCAAGGTCGGCCATGGGATTCGTATTT GGAATGAGATCGATCCAGAGCTTCTTTTGGCTGTGTTTCTTCCTGCTCTTCTTTTCGAGAGTTCGTTTTCAATGGAAGTTCACCAGATCAAG AGGTGTCTGGGACAGATGGTGCTACTTGCTGGCCCTGGAGTTCTCATTTCAACGTTTTGTCTTGGATCGCTTGTTAAG CTTACGTTTCCGTATGACTGGGACTGGAAAACGTCGTTGTTGCTTGGGGGACTTTTGAGTGCTACTGATcctgttgctgttgttgcttTGCTTAAAGAGCTTGGTGCTAGTAAAAAGCTAAGCACTGTTATTGAAGGGGAATCCCTGATGAATGATGG GACTGCAATTGTGGTTTTCCAGTTATTCTTGAAGATGGTTTTGGGGCATAGTTCTGACTGGAGTTCTATAATCAAATTTCTGGTTAAAGTGGCACTTGGAGC TGTAGGCATTGGTCTGGCTTTTGGCATTGCCTCAGTTCTTTGGCTCAGGTTCATATTTAATGACACCATAATAGAGATTACTCTAACGATTGCAGTGAGCTACTTCGCATATTACACT GCTCAAGAGTGGGCTGATGCTTCTGGTGTTTTGACAGTGATGACTTTGGGCAT GTTCTATGCTGCATTTGCGAGGACAGCATTTAAAGGTGACAGTCAAAAAAGTTTGCATCACTTCTG GGAAATGGTCGCGTATATTGCAAATACTTTGATTTTTATCCTAAG TGGTGTTGTCATTGCTGAAGGCATTCTCGACAGCGATAAGATTGCCTACCAAG GAAATTCATGGGGATTCCTCTTTCTACTGTACTTTTACATCCAACTATCGCGTTGCGTTGTTGTTGGAGTTTTATTTCCGTTGTTATGTCGTGTTGGCTATGGCTTGGACTGGAAAGAAGCCATTATACTCGTATGGTCTGGTTTGAGGGGTGCAGTGGCGCTCGCGCTTTCTTTATCTGTGAAA CAATCAAGCGGAAATTCATTTCTCAGCACAGAGACGGGAACATTG TTCATATTCTTCACAGGTGGAATTGTATTCCTAACTCTGATAGTTAATGGATCCACTACCCAATTTGTTCTACGCCTTCTTCGTATGGATGGTTTACCAGCCACAAAG AAACGAATATTGGAATATACAAAGTACGAAATGCTGAACAAGGCCTTGCAAGCATTTCAAGACCTAGGAGACGATGAGGAGCTAGGACCCGCTGACTGGTCTACCgttcaaaattatatttcgAGCCTAAAAGATTCAGAAGGGGAACTAGTTCATCCTCACAATGGTTCTAAAACTGAAAATCTTGACCCTAAGAGTTTAAAGGACATACGTATACGGTTCTTAAATG GTGTCCAATCAGCTTACTGGGAGATGCTTGATGAGGGCAGGATATCTGAAAATACTGCTAATATTCTGATGCAGTCAGTGGATGAGGCATTGGATCGGGTTTCTACAGAGTCTTTATGTGACTGGAAAGGTCTAAAACCGCATGTTAAGTTCCCGAGTTACTACAATTTTCTTCATTCTAAAATTATCCCACGCAAGTTGGTCACATACTTTGCTGTCGAAAGACTGGAATCTGCTTGCTACATTTCCGCTGCATTTCTTCGCGCTCATACAATTGCACAGCAGCAATTGTTTGACTTTTTAG GGGAGAGTAATATTGGTTCCATTGTAATCAATGAAAGTAAAAGGGAAGGAGAGGCTGCGAAAGAGTTCTTGGAAAATGTCCGATCTTCACTTCCGCAG gttCTCCGTgttgtgaaaacaaaacaagtaacACATTCAGTGCTGAATCATTTACTCGATTACATTCAAAACCTTGAGAAGATTGGCttgttggaagaaaaagaaatcgcTCATCTTCATGATGCTGTCCAG aCTGGCTTGAAGAAGCTTTTGAGAAACCCTCCGATgataaaacttccaaaattaAGCGACATGATCACCTCACATCCGTTATCTGTTGCTCTTCCATCTGCAATATGTGAACCTCTAAAACACTCGAAAAAAGAACCAATGAAGCTGCGTGGTGTCACGCTTTATAAAGAAGGCTCAAAGCCAAATGGAGTCTGGCTTATTTTCGATGGCATTGTTAAG TGGAAAAGCAAAAGCTTAAGCAACAATCACTCGCTGCATCCAACTTTTTCTCATGGTAGTACATTGGGACTCTACGAAGTCCTCACCGGGAAGCCATATATGTGCGACATGATTACAGATTCCATggttctttgtgtttttatcgATAGCGAAAAAATTCTCTCAATTCTACAATCAGACTCTACCGTCGATGATTTCCTTTGGCAG GAAAGTGCATTGGTTCTTCTCAAACTCTTGCGTCCTCAGATATTCGAAAAAGTGGCAATGCAAGAATTACGAGCACTTGTTTCTGCTGAAAGCCCGAAACTGACGACATATGTATCTGGAGAATCAATTGAAATCAATTATAACAACGTTGGTTTGTTATTAGAAGGATTCGTAAAACCAGTTGGTATCCAAGAAGAGCTTATAGCATCTCCCGCTGCATTACTACCTTTTAACGGGAATCAGAGCTTCCATAATTCATCTGAAG ccaCAGGTATCATGAGAGTGAGTTTCTCGCAACAAGGAACACAATACAGTGTGGAAACAAGGGCAAGAGCAATCGTCGTCAACATTGGAGCATTTGGAGCTGATAGGACTCTACATCGAAGACCATCTTCGTTAACACCACCACGTAGCTCAAGCTCTGATCAGCTTCAGAGATCATTTCGTAAAGAACACAAAGGACTCATGAGCTGGCCTGAAAGTATTTACAAAGCCAAAAAACAACAAGAGATCAACAGAGCAACATTAAGTATATCTGAACGAGCAATGCAACTCAGCATTTTTGGCAGCATG GTTAATCTGTACAGAAGGAGTGCAAGTTTCGGTGGGATATATAATAACAAGTCACAAGATAACTTATCGTACAAGAAACTTCCATTAAACTCAGCTCAAGGTCTCGTATCAGCCAGATCAGAAGGTTCAATTGTGACCAAGAAGCAGCTTGATACACGTAAGTATCCGTGTCAGCTTCCACTGCAAGCGGAAAGCAGCACAAGGCGAACAAGGATGGAAGAATCAagcgatgatgaagaagatgaagggatCGTCGTGAGAATCGACTCTCCGAGTAAAATCGTTTTCAGGAACGATCTATGA
- the LOC104710130 gene encoding sodium/hydrogen exchanger 7-like isoform X1, producing MASIPYRLMEEEAESSLSSSKEESSPVDAVLFVGMSLVLGIASRHLLRGTRVPYTVALLVIGIALGSLEYGTHHNLGKVGHGIRIWNEIDPELLLAVFLPALLFESSFSMEVHQIKRCLGQMVLLAGPGVLISTFCLGSLVKLTFPYDWDWKTSLLLGGLLSATDPVAVVALLKELGASKKLSTVIEGESLMNDGTAIVVFQLFLKMVLGHSSDWSSIIKFLVKVALGAVGIGLAFGIASVLWLRFIFNDTIIEITLTIAVSYFAYYTAQEWADASGVLTVMTLGMFYAAFARTAFKGDSQKSLHHFWEMVAYIANTLIFILSGVVIAEGILDSDKIAYQGNSWGFLFLLYFYIQLSRCVVVGVLFPLLCRVGYGLDWKEAIILVWSGLRGAVALALSLSVKQSSGNSFLSTETGTLFIFFTGGIVFLTLIVNGSTTQFVLRLLRMDGLPATKKRILEYTKYEMLNKALQAFQDLGDDEELGPADWSTVQNYISSLKDSEGELVHPHNGSKTENLDPKSLKDIRIRFLNGVQSAYWEMLDEGRISENTANILMQSVDEALDRVSTESLCDWKGLKPHVKFPSYYNFLHSKIIPRKLVTYFAVERLESACYISAAFLRAHTIAQQQLFDFLGESNIGSIVINESKREGEAAKEFLENVRSSLPQVLRVVKTKQVTHSVLNHLLDYIQNLEKIGLLEEKEIAHLHDAVQTGLKKLLRNPPMIKLPKLSDMITSHPLSVALPSAICEPLKHSKKEPMKLRGVTLYKEGSKPNGVWLIFDGIVKWKSKSLSNNHSLHPTFSHGSTLGLYEVLTGKPYMCDMITDSMVLCVFIDSEKILSILQSDSTVDDFLWQESALVLLKLLRPQIFEKVAMQELRALVSAESPKLTTYVSGESIEINYNNVGLLLEGFVKPVGIQEELIASPAALLPFNGNQSFHNSSEASGIMRVSFSQQGTQYSVETRARAIVVNIGAFGADRTLHRRPSSLTPPRSSSSDQLQRSFRKEHKGLMSWPESIYKAKKQQEINRATLSISERAMQLSIFGSMVNLYRRSASFGGIYNNKSQDNLSYKKLPLNSAQGLVSARSEGSIVTKKQLDTRKYPCQLPLQAESSTRRTRMEESSDDEEDEGIVVRIDSPSKIVFRNDL from the exons atgGCTTCGATTCCGTACAGACTTATGGAGGAGGAGGCCGAAtcgtctctttcttcttcgaaaGAAGAATCTAGCCCTGTGGACGCCGTACTCTTCGTCGGAATGTCTCTGGTGCTCGGTATAGCTTCAAGGCATTTGCTTCGAGGAACTAGGGTTCCTTACACCGTCGCTCTCCTCGTTATCGGAATCGCTCTTGGATCCCTCG AATATGGAACTCATCATAACCTTGGCAAGGTCGGCCATGGGATTCGTATTT GGAATGAGATCGATCCAGAGCTTCTTTTGGCTGTGTTTCTTCCTGCTCTTCTTTTCGAGAGTTCGTTTTCAATGGAAGTTCACCAGATCAAG AGGTGTCTGGGACAGATGGTGCTACTTGCTGGCCCTGGAGTTCTCATTTCAACGTTTTGTCTTGGATCGCTTGTTAAG CTTACGTTTCCGTATGACTGGGACTGGAAAACGTCGTTGTTGCTTGGGGGACTTTTGAGTGCTACTGATcctgttgctgttgttgcttTGCTTAAAGAGCTTGGTGCTAGTAAAAAGCTAAGCACTGTTATTGAAGGGGAATCCCTGATGAATGATGG GACTGCAATTGTGGTTTTCCAGTTATTCTTGAAGATGGTTTTGGGGCATAGTTCTGACTGGAGTTCTATAATCAAATTTCTGGTTAAAGTGGCACTTGGAGC TGTAGGCATTGGTCTGGCTTTTGGCATTGCCTCAGTTCTTTGGCTCAGGTTCATATTTAATGACACCATAATAGAGATTACTCTAACGATTGCAGTGAGCTACTTCGCATATTACACT GCTCAAGAGTGGGCTGATGCTTCTGGTGTTTTGACAGTGATGACTTTGGGCAT GTTCTATGCTGCATTTGCGAGGACAGCATTTAAAGGTGACAGTCAAAAAAGTTTGCATCACTTCTG GGAAATGGTCGCGTATATTGCAAATACTTTGATTTTTATCCTAAG TGGTGTTGTCATTGCTGAAGGCATTCTCGACAGCGATAAGATTGCCTACCAAG GAAATTCATGGGGATTCCTCTTTCTACTGTACTTTTACATCCAACTATCGCGTTGCGTTGTTGTTGGAGTTTTATTTCCGTTGTTATGTCGTGTTGGCTATGGCTTGGACTGGAAAGAAGCCATTATACTCGTATGGTCTGGTTTGAGGGGTGCAGTGGCGCTCGCGCTTTCTTTATCTGTGAAA CAATCAAGCGGAAATTCATTTCTCAGCACAGAGACGGGAACATTG TTCATATTCTTCACAGGTGGAATTGTATTCCTAACTCTGATAGTTAATGGATCCACTACCCAATTTGTTCTACGCCTTCTTCGTATGGATGGTTTACCAGCCACAAAG AAACGAATATTGGAATATACAAAGTACGAAATGCTGAACAAGGCCTTGCAAGCATTTCAAGACCTAGGAGACGATGAGGAGCTAGGACCCGCTGACTGGTCTACCgttcaaaattatatttcgAGCCTAAAAGATTCAGAAGGGGAACTAGTTCATCCTCACAATGGTTCTAAAACTGAAAATCTTGACCCTAAGAGTTTAAAGGACATACGTATACGGTTCTTAAATG GTGTCCAATCAGCTTACTGGGAGATGCTTGATGAGGGCAGGATATCTGAAAATACTGCTAATATTCTGATGCAGTCAGTGGATGAGGCATTGGATCGGGTTTCTACAGAGTCTTTATGTGACTGGAAAGGTCTAAAACCGCATGTTAAGTTCCCGAGTTACTACAATTTTCTTCATTCTAAAATTATCCCACGCAAGTTGGTCACATACTTTGCTGTCGAAAGACTGGAATCTGCTTGCTACATTTCCGCTGCATTTCTTCGCGCTCATACAATTGCACAGCAGCAATTGTTTGACTTTTTAG GGGAGAGTAATATTGGTTCCATTGTAATCAATGAAAGTAAAAGGGAAGGAGAGGCTGCGAAAGAGTTCTTGGAAAATGTCCGATCTTCACTTCCGCAG gttCTCCGTgttgtgaaaacaaaacaagtaacACATTCAGTGCTGAATCATTTACTCGATTACATTCAAAACCTTGAGAAGATTGGCttgttggaagaaaaagaaatcgcTCATCTTCATGATGCTGTCCAG aCTGGCTTGAAGAAGCTTTTGAGAAACCCTCCGATgataaaacttccaaaattaAGCGACATGATCACCTCACATCCGTTATCTGTTGCTCTTCCATCTGCAATATGTGAACCTCTAAAACACTCGAAAAAAGAACCAATGAAGCTGCGTGGTGTCACGCTTTATAAAGAAGGCTCAAAGCCAAATGGAGTCTGGCTTATTTTCGATGGCATTGTTAAG TGGAAAAGCAAAAGCTTAAGCAACAATCACTCGCTGCATCCAACTTTTTCTCATGGTAGTACATTGGGACTCTACGAAGTCCTCACCGGGAAGCCATATATGTGCGACATGATTACAGATTCCATggttctttgtgtttttatcgATAGCGAAAAAATTCTCTCAATTCTACAATCAGACTCTACCGTCGATGATTTCCTTTGGCAG GAAAGTGCATTGGTTCTTCTCAAACTCTTGCGTCCTCAGATATTCGAAAAAGTGGCAATGCAAGAATTACGAGCACTTGTTTCTGCTGAAAGCCCGAAACTGACGACATATGTATCTGGAGAATCAATTGAAATCAATTATAACAACGTTGGTTTGTTATTAGAAGGATTCGTAAAACCAGTTGGTATCCAAGAAGAGCTTATAGCATCTCCCGCTGCATTACTACCTTTTAACGGGAATCAGAGCTTCCATAATTCATCTGAAGCTTCAG GTATCATGAGAGTGAGTTTCTCGCAACAAGGAACACAATACAGTGTGGAAACAAGGGCAAGAGCAATCGTCGTCAACATTGGAGCATTTGGAGCTGATAGGACTCTACATCGAAGACCATCTTCGTTAACACCACCACGTAGCTCAAGCTCTGATCAGCTTCAGAGATCATTTCGTAAAGAACACAAAGGACTCATGAGCTGGCCTGAAAGTATTTACAAAGCCAAAAAACAACAAGAGATCAACAGAGCAACATTAAGTATATCTGAACGAGCAATGCAACTCAGCATTTTTGGCAGCATG GTTAATCTGTACAGAAGGAGTGCAAGTTTCGGTGGGATATATAATAACAAGTCACAAGATAACTTATCGTACAAGAAACTTCCATTAAACTCAGCTCAAGGTCTCGTATCAGCCAGATCAGAAGGTTCAATTGTGACCAAGAAGCAGCTTGATACACGTAAGTATCCGTGTCAGCTTCCACTGCAAGCGGAAAGCAGCACAAGGCGAACAAGGATGGAAGAATCAagcgatgatgaagaagatgaagggatCGTCGTGAGAATCGACTCTCCGAGTAAAATCGTTTTCAGGAACGATCTATGA